Proteins from one Candidatus Binatia bacterium genomic window:
- a CDS encoding helix-turn-helix domain-containing protein, with the protein MSRYNRHSGRSVRKSRDAIVTTFNGLVLNGWYAETGVSELVVKAGVGRSTFYEHFDGKTALLVECMYPLLSVLAETASGMDVPRLACVLAHFEEQRANALTIFQGTRERSAIEASLAKLIAEHLPRNGSTLPRGDIAKTLSRLSIGLIGDWLAADRRVHCTEFGSVFLRTASTCRRALIM; encoded by the coding sequence GTGAGTAGATACAATAGACACTCGGGTCGAAGTGTCCGGAAAAGCCGTGACGCGATCGTCACGACATTCAACGGCCTCGTCTTAAACGGTTGGTATGCCGAGACGGGGGTAAGCGAACTCGTGGTGAAGGCGGGAGTTGGCCGTTCGACGTTCTACGAGCACTTCGACGGCAAAACTGCCTTGCTCGTCGAATGCATGTATCCGCTGCTTTCGGTTCTAGCTGAGACGGCGTCCGGAATGGACGTGCCGCGGTTGGCGTGCGTTCTCGCGCATTTCGAGGAGCAGCGCGCTAACGCCTTAACAATCTTTCAAGGTACTAGGGAGCGCTCGGCCATCGAGGCGAGTCTCGCGAAGCTGATCGCGGAGCATCTACCTCGCAACGGAAGTACTTTGCCGCGCGGCGACATTGCGAAGACCCTTTCCCGCCTGTCGATCGGGCTCATCGGCGACTGGCTCGCTGCCGATCGTCGGGTTCATTGCACTGAGTTTGGCTCCGTGTTCCTGAGGACCGCGTCGACTTGCCGACGCGCTCTGATCATGTAA
- a CDS encoding GntR family transcriptional regulator — MLRTLKLESTASALAERVREDILQGTFAAGDPLPQEEIAARYGVSRSPLREALRQLESEGWIDYQPNRGAVVATITAKDVRELYAVRHILEEGAIERAIPQLDDARLREAKRIDSELRHTTDPAKAVVLHREFHETIYGALENPRLIEAIFRHHVRAQRLPDPQARIAAVAKASRVDHRVLLEACERRDRRAAVHATREHLNHTEAILLKGLE, encoded by the coding sequence ATGTTACGCACACTGAAGCTCGAAAGCACGGCAAGCGCGCTCGCAGAGCGCGTGCGCGAGGATATTCTGCAAGGAACGTTTGCTGCTGGCGATCCGCTTCCGCAGGAGGAGATCGCAGCGCGTTACGGAGTGAGCCGAAGCCCTTTGCGCGAAGCGCTTCGCCAGCTGGAGTCGGAGGGCTGGATCGATTACCAGCCTAATCGCGGTGCGGTCGTTGCGACGATCACCGCGAAAGACGTGCGCGAGCTCTATGCCGTGCGCCATATCTTGGAAGAAGGCGCGATCGAGCGCGCTATTCCGCAGCTCGATGACGCCCGGCTGCGTGAAGCAAAACGCATCGACAGCGAGCTGCGCCACACGACCGACCCGGCGAAGGCCGTCGTGTTGCATCGCGAGTTTCACGAGACGATCTACGGTGCTCTCGAGAATCCGCGCCTGATCGAAGCGATCTTTCGCCACCACGTGCGTGCGCAACGGTTGCCGGATCCCCAAGCCCGGATCGCTGCCGTTGCTAAGGCATCGCGCGTGGATCATCGAGTACTGCTCGAGGCCTGCGAGAGACGCGACCGGCGCGCGGCGGTGCACGCGACGCGCGAGCACCTCAATCATACGGAGGCGATCTTGCTCAAAGGACTCGAGTAG
- a CDS encoding DUF2079 domain-containing protein: protein MRDRFLWLGCLLYAVLFAALGWAKYAVHRNLVDFGIFSQTAASAFGCFCNPIEGSHWAFHFSPILYPVGIVLALAHSPLTLIVLAAVAGALVAPPIYGLVLRERGDVGAARLAAVVAWLYPPLAGLIFGDFHENSFAPAAVAWTLYAFDADLTAGTIVFALATLAIKEDQGAFLAIAGALGAWYYRGTTRGKVAAAVAAISVAVLVAFFAFIQPHASADAAFQWRPQRFYAWSGEGAILPELAARLGFLLLIFVPLLFLPLRTRMIWLAAAPLAEVLLSRMSTTFTLGTHYAGAWIGYVLVAFAFTLRRLDPGRIRLASIACVVLCLIEFAVADPLHPGMNLRAVQPRDVALDQFLQTLPNEVSIATQEEAYTHLALTDPYARLLPEVPQIDTNACFVLIDRDFPESARLREYNDAFTRLLLDARYTEVAVVGGIELYRRTGPCE from the coding sequence GTGCGCGATCGATTTCTCTGGCTAGGATGTCTGCTCTACGCGGTGCTGTTTGCGGCCCTCGGATGGGCGAAGTATGCGGTGCATCGCAACCTCGTCGACTTCGGCATCTTCAGCCAGACTGCCGCGAGCGCGTTCGGGTGTTTCTGCAATCCGATCGAGGGGAGCCACTGGGCGTTTCACTTCTCGCCGATACTCTATCCGGTCGGGATCGTGCTCGCACTGGCGCATTCGCCGCTGACCCTGATCGTTCTCGCCGCCGTCGCGGGCGCGCTCGTGGCGCCGCCGATCTACGGGCTCGTCTTGCGCGAGCGCGGCGACGTCGGCGCCGCGCGGCTTGCCGCGGTCGTGGCGTGGTTGTATCCGCCGCTGGCCGGCCTGATCTTCGGCGATTTTCACGAGAACAGCTTTGCGCCCGCCGCCGTCGCCTGGACGCTCTACGCGTTCGATGCCGACCTCACCGCCGGGACGATCGTATTTGCACTGGCGACGCTGGCGATAAAAGAAGATCAGGGCGCTTTTCTCGCGATCGCCGGGGCGCTCGGCGCTTGGTATTACCGTGGCACGACGCGGGGCAAGGTCGCGGCGGCGGTTGCGGCGATCAGTGTCGCCGTGCTCGTCGCGTTCTTCGCGTTCATCCAGCCGCACGCGTCGGCCGATGCGGCGTTCCAGTGGCGGCCGCAGCGGTTCTACGCGTGGAGCGGGGAGGGCGCGATCTTGCCGGAGCTTGCGGCCCGGCTCGGTTTTCTGCTGCTGATTTTCGTGCCCCTGCTGTTTCTGCCGCTGCGAACGCGGATGATCTGGCTGGCCGCCGCACCGCTCGCGGAGGTCCTGCTCTCACGGATGTCGACGACGTTCACGCTGGGGACACATTATGCGGGGGCGTGGATCGGATACGTGCTGGTAGCGTTTGCGTTTACTCTGCGGCGCCTCGACCCGGGGCGCATCCGGCTCGCGTCCATCGCCTGTGTGGTTCTCTGCCTAATCGAGTTTGCGGTGGCCGACCCGTTACATCCTGGGATGAACCTGCGCGCGGTGCAGCCGCGTGACGTCGCGCTCGACCAATTTCTACAGACGCTCCCCAACGAGGTCAGCATCGCGACGCAAGAGGAAGCTTACACGCACCTCGCGCTGACGGACCCGTACGCGCGTCTGCTTCCCGAGGTTCCGCAGATCGATACGAATGCATGCTTCGTGCTGATCGATCGCGACTTTCCGGAATCGGCGCGGCTGCGAGAGTATAACGACGCGTTCACGCGGCTGCTTCTCGACGCGCGCTACACCGAGGTCGCGGTCGTGGGCGGCATCGAGCTCTACCGCCGCACGGGCCCCTGCGAATAG
- a CDS encoding DUF4209 domain-containing protein, with amino-acid sequence MNRDLAPAILGLPDDFELTEEIARDLQVDSFIAGASLDLGLFRAAQLLLAPRDQAAESGNIIAANALQLLLVVANFGLSDDARSPFGHAAAGNFEDGRPWHTPLPEHLTETHVRALIVMLPTIQTPILRARIADVLWHRITPRQPEHARAAIEAYLRVAADTFDADHWVISEQHFGRAFSIATLLGQSNAEFEAVTAQAWAFLERLESNDHLYYTERIVSRILETLAPDQTDDLTRRVRFIIDSALGSRDFDRARTYLSLAIQLERHAGHTDRARILRLERAETYVQEATMSPTETQRSVFLRKARTELLDSGASRERIAEIAAAIDVSQALAIHEMSAVTTSLNLGVTAEHVRALLRNTEPIEGLWRLAALPVLNSRSKARDNAEESISRYVFAFGFGRRPVAHDGRQEGYIPGSIGSRNEDREQVLKSQMRNYAMYGRMQAVLDAIEPGRRQLLINHDYTLTEIHQAISSRPLVPAGHSLLWSKAIHAGLIGEYDIAVHLLAPQIENALRTILRASGEVVYVTRNDVQSLISLEAILDHRRLAQIIDDDHIFALDCVLAERLGANIRNHVAHGIMTDSESNSVDAAYVWWLALRCLCFYGPNPLPQNELSG; translated from the coding sequence ATGAACCGCGATCTAGCTCCAGCTATTCTTGGGTTGCCCGACGACTTTGAACTGACCGAGGAGATTGCGCGCGACCTTCAAGTAGACTCATTCATCGCAGGCGCATCGCTCGATCTAGGGCTTTTCCGCGCTGCCCAACTTTTGTTAGCCCCTCGGGACCAAGCAGCGGAGTCAGGTAACATCATAGCAGCCAATGCGCTTCAGTTACTGCTCGTTGTAGCGAACTTCGGGCTTTCCGACGATGCCCGGTCGCCTTTTGGCCACGCTGCTGCAGGCAACTTTGAGGACGGTCGTCCTTGGCACACACCGCTACCCGAACACCTGACCGAGACACACGTTCGGGCGCTCATTGTTATGCTGCCTACAATACAGACGCCGATCTTGCGGGCAAGAATCGCCGACGTTCTATGGCACCGTATAACACCGCGTCAGCCCGAGCACGCTCGCGCAGCTATTGAAGCCTATCTCAGGGTCGCCGCGGACACCTTTGATGCCGATCATTGGGTCATCTCCGAACAGCACTTCGGCCGCGCATTTAGCATCGCCACCCTTCTGGGCCAGAGTAACGCGGAGTTCGAAGCTGTAACAGCACAAGCTTGGGCGTTCTTAGAGCGACTCGAGAGTAACGATCATCTTTACTATACTGAACGTATTGTTTCTCGAATTCTAGAAACACTTGCGCCTGATCAAACAGACGATCTAACAAGACGCGTGCGCTTCATTATCGATTCCGCCCTTGGTTCTCGTGATTTTGATCGAGCGAGGACGTATCTTAGCCTAGCGATTCAACTTGAGCGCCATGCTGGGCATACAGATCGTGCACGAATTCTGCGGTTAGAGCGCGCTGAAACATATGTCCAGGAAGCCACGATGTCACCCACGGAGACGCAGCGTAGTGTTTTCTTGCGAAAAGCGAGAACTGAACTACTCGATAGCGGCGCCTCCCGGGAACGCATCGCAGAGATTGCCGCTGCGATTGACGTTTCTCAAGCTCTCGCGATTCATGAGATGAGCGCTGTGACCACGTCCTTAAACCTCGGAGTAACTGCCGAGCATGTTCGGGCTTTGTTGCGAAATACTGAACCTATTGAAGGACTCTGGCGTCTCGCAGCGCTTCCCGTACTAAATTCGCGTTCGAAGGCTCGCGACAATGCAGAAGAGTCCATTTCTAGATATGTCTTTGCATTTGGCTTTGGTCGTCGCCCAGTCGCACATGATGGGCGACAAGAAGGCTACATACCTGGGTCAATCGGAAGCCGCAATGAAGACCGGGAGCAAGTGCTCAAATCCCAGATGCGAAACTACGCGATGTATGGTAGGATGCAAGCCGTACTGGACGCGATTGAGCCGGGGCGCCGACAATTATTAATCAACCACGACTATACCCTGACCGAGATACATCAAGCGATATCAAGTCGTCCTTTGGTTCCAGCTGGCCATTCTCTACTATGGTCAAAAGCAATACACGCTGGCCTTATTGGCGAATACGATATTGCGGTACATTTGCTAGCGCCACAGATCGAAAACGCGTTGCGTACCATACTACGGGCTTCTGGCGAGGTCGTTTACGTGACGCGCAATGACGTTCAGAGTCTGATTTCCCTAGAAGCGATTCTCGATCACCGTCGGCTTGCGCAGATTATTGATGACGATCACATCTTTGCCCTCGATTGCGTACTCGCCGAGCGCCTTGGAGCGAATATCCGCAACCATGTAGCCCACGGAATAATGACGGATTCCGAAAGCAATTCCGTAGATGCCGCATACGTCTGGTGGCTGGCTCTTCGGTGTCTGTGTTTCTATGGTCCGAACCCACTACCTCAAAACGAGCTATCGGGATAG
- a CDS encoding ABC transporter substrate-binding protein: MAILLAAFALSSCTRPALDANTLVIGEAQEPDSLDPRLANLAVANDIFALTRDGLVKFGPHGEILPDLAIEVPSRANCGISADGRTIVYHLRRNVRWSDGSPVTARDVIFTWRSLVDPRANVPVRGGYARIGAIDAPARWTVRIHLKAKYAPALSLFADTRQGALVSSHSPAIGTGPYRLVAWHRGSELVFERNPYADRRAVFARVVIRIIPNEQGLVLALLTGEVEVALHLSAPALTPLQSERSLQIVATPTFQWEHLTFNLRSGSGPQSNVHVRRAIAYALDPIRIRTQLFGGYAGLAPLDQGPDSWARDPHVHFYPFDLRAARRELRLAGIAHPQMTLVSATGDEERYWLGIVTQAQCKAAGIDVALKNVSANLLLAAANDGGLLMGGRFQIALFSYIAVSPDPDDSRFVLSDSMPPNGVNVAAYSNPRVDALVRSAVDEFDRSTRARAYAAEQRVLIRDLPFYTLFWRVDAIVAPASMRGLHPIPVGSPLWNVAQWRETHRG, translated from the coding sequence ATGGCAATACTCCTGGCAGCTTTCGCGCTCTCGTCCTGCACACGCCCGGCGCTCGACGCGAACACACTCGTTATTGGTGAAGCGCAGGAACCGGATTCACTCGATCCTCGACTCGCGAACCTCGCCGTAGCGAACGATATTTTTGCGCTCACGCGCGACGGCTTGGTGAAGTTCGGGCCGCACGGCGAGATTCTGCCCGACCTTGCCATTGAAGTGCCGTCGCGCGCGAATTGCGGCATCAGCGCGGACGGCCGGACCATCGTGTATCATTTGCGACGGAACGTTCGCTGGAGCGATGGATCGCCCGTTACCGCTCGCGACGTCATCTTTACATGGCGTTCGCTCGTGGACCCACGCGCTAACGTTCCGGTACGCGGCGGGTACGCGCGCATTGGAGCGATCGATGCACCGGCCCGCTGGACCGTGCGCATTCATCTAAAGGCGAAATACGCACCGGCCTTGTCCCTCTTCGCTGACACTCGGCAAGGCGCGCTCGTCTCATCGCATTCGCCGGCGATTGGAACGGGACCCTATCGCCTCGTAGCGTGGCATCGCGGCTCCGAGCTCGTATTCGAGCGCAACCCCTATGCAGATCGTCGAGCGGTTTTCGCGCGAGTCGTTATCCGTATCATTCCAAACGAACAAGGTCTGGTTCTAGCGCTCCTCACGGGCGAGGTCGAAGTTGCCTTGCACCTGTCGGCGCCGGCATTAACGCCGTTGCAATCCGAGCGGTCACTCCAAATCGTTGCAACGCCAACCTTCCAATGGGAGCACCTGACCTTCAACTTGCGGTCCGGGAGCGGGCCGCAGAGTAATGTTCACGTCCGCAGAGCAATCGCCTACGCGCTCGATCCGATTCGGATTCGCACACAGCTCTTCGGAGGTTATGCAGGCCTGGCGCCGCTCGACCAGGGCCCGGATTCTTGGGCGCGCGACCCGCACGTGCATTTCTATCCGTTCGACCTGCGCGCTGCGCGCCGGGAACTGCGCCTTGCTGGCATCGCGCACCCCCAGATGACGCTCGTCAGCGCGACGGGCGACGAAGAGCGGTACTGGCTCGGGATCGTGACTCAAGCCCAGTGCAAAGCCGCCGGGATCGACGTCGCGCTCAAGAACGTTTCGGCGAACCTCCTTCTCGCTGCGGCAAACGACGGCGGTCTGCTCATGGGTGGTCGGTTTCAAATCGCGCTTTTCTCCTACATCGCCGTTTCGCCCGACCCCGACGATTCGCGCTTCGTCCTGTCGGACTCGATGCCGCCGAACGGCGTCAACGTCGCCGCCTACTCCAATCCACGGGTCGATGCGCTGGTTCGTTCCGCTGTAGACGAGTTTGACCGCTCCACCCGCGCACGCGCTTATGCGGCCGAACAGCGCGTGTTGATCCGTGACTTGCCCTTTTATACATTGTTCTGGCGCGTAGATGCCATTGTCGCGCCTGCCTCGATGCGGGGTTTGCATCCAATCCCGGTCGGCAGTCCGTTGTGGAACGTCGCGCAATGGCGAGAGACCCATCGAGGCTAA
- the prfB gene encoding peptide chain release factor 2 (programmed frameshift): protein MSDTHLTAIARLEERLESLKERLDDASTRRRIAELDERSRSQTFWNDPESAQSVMKELAELRDRTTAVDRIAAGLRDAGQLLELFPSDAAAESEAERSIAVATESVEALEMAASFSGEFDSHDAIVSVFAGAGGVDAADWTQMLARMYLRWAERNGFSTQIVDESPAEEAGLKSITFFVRGRNAYGMLESERGVHRLVRLSPFDAAHRRHTSFAAVDVIPEVQAGEDAGVEIKPDDVRIETFKSGGAGGQYVNKTESAVRVIHQPTGIIVTSQQERSQAQNRDVAMKVLRAKLAARAAEEHDRKLADLRGERQANEWGSQIRSYVLQPYQLVKDHRTEVETGNVADVLDGGIDTFIWPYLQQRRALLSQ from the exons ATGAGCGACACGCACCTGACAGCCATTGCGCGCCTCGAGGAACGTTTGGAGTCGCTCAAGGAGCGTCTT GACGACGCGTCCACGCGTCGCCGCATAGCCGAGCTGGACGAACGCTCTCGCTCCCAAACGTTTTGGAACGATCCCGAATCGGCGCAGAGCGTGATGAAGGAGCTAGCCGAGCTGCGCGATCGCACCACCGCCGTCGACCGCATCGCCGCAGGGCTGCGCGACGCGGGTCAGCTACTCGAGCTCTTCCCAAGCGATGCGGCGGCGGAGAGCGAGGCCGAGCGCAGCATCGCCGTCGCGACGGAATCCGTCGAGGCCCTCGAGATGGCGGCGAGCTTCAGCGGTGAATTCGATTCCCACGACGCGATCGTCAGCGTCTTCGCGGGCGCCGGCGGCGTCGATGCGGCCGATTGGACGCAGATGCTGGCGCGAATGTATCTCCGGTGGGCGGAGAGGAACGGCTTTTCGACTCAGATCGTGGACGAGTCCCCGGCCGAAGAGGCCGGCCTAAAGTCGATCACGTTTTTCGTTCGCGGGCGCAACGCCTACGGGATGCTCGAGAGCGAGCGCGGGGTGCATCGTCTGGTGCGCTTGTCGCCGTTCGACGCGGCGCACCGCCGGCACACGTCGTTCGCGGCGGTCGACGTCATCCCTGAGGTCCAGGCGGGCGAGGACGCCGGCGTCGAGATCAAGCCCGACGACGTCCGCATCGAGACGTTCAAGTCCGGCGGCGCGGGCGGTCAATACGTGAACAAGACCGAATCCGCCGTGCGCGTCATTCATCAACCCACGGGAATCATCGTGACGTCGCAGCAGGAGCGGTCGCAGGCGCAGAACCGCGACGTGGCGATGAAAGTCTTGCGCGCAAAGCTCGCCGCCCGTGCCGCCGAGGAACACGATCGCAAGCTCGCGGATCTGCGCGGCGAACGTCAGGCCAACGAATGGGGATCGCAGATACGCTCCTACGTGCTGCAGCCCTATCAGCTCGTGAAGGACCATCGCACGGAAGTCGAGACCGGCAACGTCGCCGACGTGCTCGACGGCGGCATCGACACGTTCATCTGGCCGTATCTGCAGCAACGCCGCGCGCTGCTCTCGCAATAG